A window of Clostridioides sp. ES-S-0010-02 genomic DNA:
AAAAAAATATTTATCATCAACATTAAAAAGGGCTGGGAAGTCTGGTATAACTTCCGTCAGCCCTTTTTAGTATAAAAACACTTAAAAAGCCCAATTGCCATCTTTAAAAATCTGTATATGTTTTCCATCATGAGTTTCTCCGACAATATCCATATCTGAAGAACCAACCATAAAGTCAACATGTGTTAGACTATCATTTACTCCATACTCATCTAATTCTTCATCTTTCAAATCATTTCCACCATCTAAGCAAGTCTTATATGCAGAACCAATTGCAAAGTGGCAAGAAGCATTTTCATCATATAAAGTATTATAAAAAATAATATTTGTATCAGATATTGGAGAGTTATATGGAACAAGAGCAACCTCTCCTAGATAATGAGAACCCTCATCTGTTTCAATAAGTTTCTTTAATGTTTCTAGTCCCTTTTCAGCAGAGAAATCTACTATTTTACCATCTTTGAAAGTCAAAGAGAAATTATCAATTATATTTCCTCCATAAACAAGGGGTTTAGTGCTGTATACAGTTCCATTGACCTTAAACTTGTGTGGCATTCCAAAAATCTCTTCAGTTGGAATGTTAGGATTAAAACTTACTCCGTTAGGGTCTTTAGATGCTCCACTTAACCAAATATGACCTTTTGGTAAATCTAAAGTTAAATCAGTTTTTGAAGATTTATACTTTAAAGTTTTAAAATTACTTTCATTTAAAAAATCCATTTTAGACTTTAGATTTTCATTATGTTCTTTCCATGCTTTTATAGGGTCTTGTCCATCAACTCTTGAACACTTAAATATGGCATCCCATAATTTATCTATTGCTTCATCTTCTGATAAACTTGGAAATACTTTTTTTGCCCAATCTTTTGTTGGTACAGAAACTATACTCCATTTACATTTATCTGTTAGCGTATAAGAACGCCACTCTTTTAAAGCCTTTCCAGAAGCTTTTTGAAAGTTAGCAACTTTCTCAGGGTCAACATCTTTTAATAAATCAGGGTTTTGAGCATATACTGATAAAAATGCTCCACCTTCTTTAGCTATATCTACATATTGATCTGCTGTCCATTTTGGAAACTCATGAAATGCTTCGTTTGGAGCATATAAATATTTAATGAGAGTACTTTCTTCATCAGACCATTCTATATATACATTTTTAGCTCCACATTTATATGCTTCCCTCAGTGCATTTCTTGCAAAATCAGCACATTCGATTGGTGATTTTATAAGTAAAGTTTGATCTGGCTGTATGTTAACTCCGACCTTAATTGCTAACTCAGCATATTTTTCTAAATTTTTATTGAAATCCATATCTATCCTCCTGTATTTTTAACATTAAATAACTTATAAATATTATATCATTACTTAGATTTTGGGTCATATTTAAAATATTTATACTTAATAGACTGAGAAATAAAAAATATGTATTTTAATTAAAATAGATTGTTTAGATATATAATTGTAACTAAGACGTTATTTTTTGTTGATAATAGTATTAAAGTAGAAATAAAAATACTTTTTTAGTGAAAGGCTATACAAGAATACCGAAAAAAACTTATAATATAATAATGAGATAGATATTTATAATGAAATAAAAAATTTTCTGGCAAAGCTTATATATGTTTAAATATAGTAGTTTTATATATTATGAACAGAAGATTTCAGTTAGGAGGGCATAAATGGAGCTTTATGAAGCCATTTTTTATAGAAAATCTGTAAGAAATTTTTCCAGTACAAAACTAAAAAAGCCATTAATGGAAGAAATAAAAAGAAGTTGTAAAAATTTAGAATACTTAAATGAAGATTTAAATATTAAAGCACATGTTGTTGATAGAGGTCATATAATACACTTTTTAATGGGGAAAGAGTGTAAAGTAAAAGCACCTCATTATATAGTAGTCACATCAGATAAGGGAAAAGACTATTTACAAAATATAGGTTTTGCTACTGAAGGTATAGTATTACGTCTTACAACATTAGGAGTAGCTACTTGTTGGCTGGAGTCCACATTAAAAAGAGAAGATATCTTGGAATTTGTAGATATTGGAAACAAAGACCCAAGAGAAGATGAAGAAGACGATTTAGATTATTTAGCTGGAATAAAAACAGAAGAAGAAGATGAAAACAAAATAGAAAATCCATATATAATAATAGCTTTTGGATATCCGGCAAAAAATGAAGATTTATTTAGGACAAGATATGCTAGACCTGATAGAAAACCAGTAAAAGATATTATAAATAAAATAAATAGAAATAGAAAATGGAAAGAAATATTAGAATTTACAAGAAGAGCTCCATCTGTGAAAAACTCTCAACCTTGGTATTTTCACAAAGATGAACGAGGTCTTCATCTATTTGAAAAGAAACCTAAGAAACATTGTGAATATATGAATAAGGTTAGCTTAGGTGTAGGTTTAAGACATTTTGATATAGCATGTATAAAAAATAAAATAGATGTTTCATATGAAAAACTTCCTATAAAGAATAAAATAGGAAAATCATATTTTATAACTGTAGTTGAACATGTAAAACCAGAAGAAGAAGAAACTCAAGATGAAAATTTAAGTTTGGAAAAAGAAGAATCACAAAATGAATAAAATTTTGAGAGGGGATAGTAGACATGTATAAGTGTGGGAAATGTAATCTTAGAGGCTGCTCAGATGGAGATATGGATAAGCTAATGAAGATATGCCCAACTAGGGAAGTTGAGTTACAAGAAAAAGCAAAAAAACTTTATGAAGAGGAAGAAAATAGAAAAATAGCTTATAATGCTGGATTAATTGAAACAGAGGGATACTGTCAATATACTAGGTTAAAAGAGATTATAGAGTTTGCTAAAAAATGTGACTATAAAAAAATTGGTATAGCATTTTGTATTGGTTTAAAAAGAGAAATGCAAACAGTACAAAAGGTATTTGAACATCATGGATTTGAAGTGTTTTCTGTTATATGTAAAAATGGAGCGATTCCTAAGACTACAGTTGGATTGAAGCCATCACAAACAATATCAAAATGTAAAGATGAAATAATGTGTAATCCAATAGGGCAAGCTTTATTTTTAAATGAGGCTAAAGTTGACCTTAATATAATTCTTGGATTATGTGTTGGTCATGATACATTAGCCATGAAATATATGGAAGCTCCTATAACAACTCTAATTGTCAAAGATAGAGTAACTGGGCATAATCCAGCTGCTGCTATATATAATGCAGAGTCTTATTTTGAAAAAAAATTATTTGATAAAGATGAAGAATAATTCAAAGACTTATTGACATAAAAAGCAATTAGTGGTTTAATTATAAAAAAGATGAAACTTTAAAATATCCTTAAGATACATAAAGTTATATAAATAAAGAAAAAATATTATGACTAAATTCCTTAAACTAGTCCAGAGAGACTAAAGGGTTATAGATAGTGTTAATATATAACCTCTAGTAAATCACCTAGAGGTTTTTGATGAGTATAAAATAAAAAATTTAAATATAATAAAGTCTTTTAAACTAGTCCAGAGAGACTGGGAAAGATATCTCATAGCTAATTAATATCAAAGTTATGTATAGATAAAATCCTTGTGCCTCTTTTGGTGTAAGGATTTTTTTATGAGGATTTAGGCTTTATTAAAAAGGAGATATAAAAATGATAAATGGTAAAGAGAAGCTAATAGTTGCAATTGATACTGACGAATTTGATAAAGCTAAAGAACTAATAGACAAATTGGAAGATAGTGTAGATATATTTAAAGTAGGACTAGAACAATATGTGGCTACAAAAGGAAAGACAATAGACTATTTAAAAGAAAAAGGTAAAAAAATATTTCTAGACCTTAAATTCCATGATATTCCAAATACTATGAAAAGTGCAGTAAGAGCTGCAGTAAGAGATAATGTTTGGTTAATGACAATTCATGTATCAGATATGGAAGGGATGAGACAATGTGCACTAGTTGCTAAAGAAGAAGCAGAGAGATTAAATATAGAAAAACCTTTGGTGGTTGGAGTAACAGTTTTAACTTCATTAAGCAACCAAGACTTACAAGATATAGGATGTAATATGACAACAGAAGAATTGGCTATAAAGAGAGC
This region includes:
- a CDS encoding aminopeptidase, with protein sequence MDFNKNLEKYAELAIKVGVNIQPDQTLLIKSPIECADFARNALREAYKCGAKNVYIEWSDEESTLIKYLYAPNEAFHEFPKWTADQYVDIAKEGGAFLSVYAQNPDLLKDVDPEKVANFQKASGKALKEWRSYTLTDKCKWSIVSVPTKDWAKKVFPSLSEDEAIDKLWDAIFKCSRVDGQDPIKAWKEHNENLKSKMDFLNESNFKTLKYKSSKTDLTLDLPKGHIWLSGASKDPNGVSFNPNIPTEEIFGMPHKFKVNGTVYSTKPLVYGGNIIDNFSLTFKDGKIVDFSAEKGLETLKKLIETDEGSHYLGEVALVPYNSPISDTNIIFYNTLYDENASCHFAIGSAYKTCLDGGNDLKDEELDEYGVNDSLTHVDFMVGSSDMDIVGETHDGKHIQIFKDGNWAF
- a CDS encoding DUF1847 domain-containing protein — its product is MYKCGKCNLRGCSDGDMDKLMKICPTREVELQEKAKKLYEEEENRKIAYNAGLIETEGYCQYTRLKEIIEFAKKCDYKKIGIAFCIGLKREMQTVQKVFEHHGFEVFSVICKNGAIPKTTVGLKPSQTISKCKDEIMCNPIGQALFLNEAKVDLNIILGLCVGHDTLAMKYMEAPITTLIVKDRVTGHNPAAAIYNAESYFEKKLFDKDEE
- the pyrF gene encoding orotidine-5'-phosphate decarboxylase, which translates into the protein MINGKEKLIVAIDTDEFDKAKELIDKLEDSVDIFKVGLEQYVATKGKTIDYLKEKGKKIFLDLKFHDIPNTMKSAVRAAVRDNVWLMTIHVSDMEGMRQCALVAKEEAERLNIEKPLVVGVTVLTSLSNQDLQDIGCNMTTEELAIKRAKLAKESGIDGVVCSAQEVDKIVEACGTDFITVCPGIRPKSAEVGDQKRVVTPSDAIKRGAHYLVVGRPITKAESPRESAINIVKEIENA